A part of Puniceicoccaceae bacterium genomic DNA contains:
- a CDS encoding ABC-F family ATP-binding cassette domain-containing protein: MISLHAADVIEVHALSLRFGPQVIFDDITCNLSTRDRIGLAGRNGAGKTSFLKVLLGSMELDGGRVTIGKGISIGYLPQDGISGEGKLLIEEVEAAETSIQDLQRHLEQAYAEVAEMGSEAVSKAEDTESDVWEVIRRIEDELRLRESHKLRARAEKILFGLGFSHSDLSRSTSEFSGGWQMRIALAKLLLQHPDYLLLDEPTNHLDLPSQRWLENFLQSYGGGLVLISHDRAFLDLLTNRTYALSRGKLEVYAGNYSYYEQQRRIRREQLLAQKETQERQIESTERFINRFRAKASKASQVQSRIKQLEKIDRIEVEEDESSVFFRFPEPPRSNQVIVSVQQICKAYGPIRLFDGFDLKLERGQRLAVVGANGAGKSTLARMIAGQEAPDQGQIQLGEKTQLSYFAQHQTDQLDPEQSVLQSAMGSGCTREQSARDILGSFLFSGDAVFKKVAVLSGGEKNRLALARMLLKPANFLILDEPTNHLDIQSKAILQQALQCYEGAFFIISHDRDFLDPIVQQTLEINPRGHRMFWCNVSEYLEKVEEEARVPTAGRVSEAAGTNDASSSSNPKLIRKLRAERQARLRPLRAAVQQWEQRALELEQEVQNWEERMKDPSFFSNRPDQQRDLQAYDQAKRDLESAMEEWEQAQCELMEAEQSDPLPDA, translated from the coding sequence GTGATTTCACTGCATGCTGCCGACGTGATTGAGGTGCATGCATTGTCGTTGCGATTTGGACCCCAGGTGATTTTTGATGACATCACCTGCAACCTTTCAACGCGTGATCGCATCGGCCTTGCCGGTCGCAATGGTGCGGGTAAAACCAGTTTTTTGAAGGTTCTACTGGGAAGCATGGAACTGGATGGTGGTCGGGTGACCATCGGAAAGGGCATCTCCATCGGCTATCTTCCACAGGATGGCATATCGGGCGAAGGAAAACTGCTCATCGAGGAAGTCGAGGCGGCGGAGACTTCCATTCAGGATCTACAGCGCCACCTGGAGCAGGCTTATGCGGAGGTAGCCGAGATGGGGTCAGAGGCGGTTTCAAAGGCAGAGGATACCGAATCCGATGTGTGGGAGGTCATCCGTCGCATTGAGGATGAACTCAGGCTCCGTGAATCCCACAAATTGAGAGCTCGTGCAGAGAAGATATTGTTTGGACTCGGATTTTCACACTCGGACCTGTCACGTTCGACATCGGAATTTTCTGGTGGCTGGCAAATGCGCATCGCGCTCGCCAAACTGCTGCTGCAACACCCGGACTACTTGCTGCTGGATGAACCGACCAATCACTTGGATTTGCCGTCACAGCGCTGGCTGGAAAACTTCCTGCAGTCTTACGGGGGCGGGTTGGTTCTGATTTCTCATGATCGCGCATTTCTCGATCTGCTGACCAATCGCACGTATGCGCTTTCGCGTGGAAAGCTGGAGGTCTATGCGGGGAATTATTCCTACTACGAGCAGCAGCGACGCATCCGAAGGGAACAGTTGCTTGCGCAAAAGGAAACGCAGGAGCGACAGATTGAGAGCACCGAGCGATTCATCAACCGCTTCCGTGCAAAGGCATCCAAGGCCTCACAGGTTCAGAGTCGTATCAAGCAGCTCGAAAAGATTGATCGAATCGAGGTGGAAGAGGATGAATCTTCTGTGTTTTTCCGCTTTCCGGAGCCTCCGCGAAGCAATCAGGTCATCGTGTCCGTGCAGCAGATCTGTAAGGCTTACGGTCCCATTCGCCTGTTTGATGGCTTTGATCTCAAACTTGAGCGCGGTCAGCGACTCGCTGTTGTTGGTGCCAATGGTGCTGGCAAGTCCACGCTTGCGCGCATGATTGCGGGCCAGGAAGCTCCGGATCAGGGGCAGATTCAACTTGGGGAAAAAACACAGTTGAGTTATTTTGCCCAGCACCAGACGGATCAGCTCGATCCCGAGCAAAGTGTGCTGCAGTCAGCGATGGGAAGTGGGTGTACGCGGGAGCAAAGTGCGCGGGACATCCTCGGTTCATTCCTGTTCTCCGGTGATGCGGTGTTCAAAAAGGTGGCCGTGCTCAGCGGTGGGGAGAAGAATCGCCTGGCACTGGCCCGCATGTTGCTCAAACCAGCGAATTTTCTGATCCTCGACGAGCCGACCAATCACCTCGACATTCAGAGCAAAGCGATTCTGCAGCAGGCATTGCAGTGCTACGAAGGAGCGTTTTTCATCATTTCCCATGATCGCGATTTTCTCGACCCCATCGTGCAGCAGACCCTCGAAATCAATCCACGGGGGCACCGCATGTTCTGGTGCAACGTGTCGGAGTATCTTGAAAAGGTGGAAGAAGAAGCGCGTGTGCCCACCGCAGGTCGGGTTTCTGAGGCAGCAGGCACCAATGATGCTTCGAGCAGCAGCAATCCAAAGTTGATACGCAAATTGCGCGCTGAGCGACAGGCTCGCCTGCGTCCGCTTCGGGCAGCGGTGCAGCAGTGGGAACAGCGTGCGCTTGAGCTTGAGCAGGAGGTTCAGAACTGGGAGGAGCGCATGAAAGACCCTTCCTTCTTTTCCAACCGACCGGATCAGCAGCGTGATCTCCAGGCCTACGATCAGGCAAAGCGCGATCTGGAGTCAGCCATGGAGGAGTGGGAACAGGCACAGTGTGAACTGATGGAAGCCGAGCAGTCGGATCCTTTGCCAGACGCGTGA
- the galE gene encoding UDP-glucose 4-epimerase GalE, protein MKSKGRILVTGGTGYIGSHTAVELMAAGYEVVIVDNFSNSEPFVLDRIREISGKDCVFEQVDLADRQAVKVFMGRFSDLQGIVHFAASKAVGESVENPLLYYRNNLTSLLHLLENMQDHQIANMVFSSSCTVYGQPDQLPVDESAPIKKAESPYGNTKQICEEIIADTVRASASLKSIALRYFNPIGAHESGLIGELPRGVPNNLVPFVTQTALGLRKELQVFGNDYQTPDGSCIRDYIHVVDLAKAHVVAVDRLLQGKTSKSFEFFNLGTGRGVSVLEVIQTFESVTGVKVPHRIVGRRAGDVEQVWADTRVANEVLGWKAETSLADSLRSAWVWEQRIRQYLATQRS, encoded by the coding sequence ATGAAATCCAAGGGAAGAATACTCGTGACGGGTGGAACTGGATACATTGGTTCGCACACCGCAGTTGAATTGATGGCTGCCGGATACGAGGTAGTGATCGTTGACAATTTTTCAAATTCCGAACCCTTTGTTCTGGATCGCATCCGCGAGATCTCCGGAAAAGATTGCGTGTTTGAGCAGGTGGATCTTGCTGATCGCCAAGCCGTGAAAGTGTTCATGGGACGGTTTTCAGATCTGCAGGGTATCGTGCATTTTGCAGCGAGCAAGGCGGTCGGTGAAAGTGTGGAAAACCCACTGTTGTACTATCGCAATAACCTGACATCGCTGCTGCACCTGCTCGAAAACATGCAGGATCACCAGATCGCGAATATGGTTTTTTCCTCTTCCTGCACGGTTTATGGCCAGCCTGATCAACTACCCGTGGATGAAAGTGCTCCCATCAAAAAAGCCGAATCCCCCTATGGCAATACAAAGCAAATCTGTGAGGAGATCATCGCGGATACGGTTCGCGCAAGTGCATCTCTGAAGAGCATCGCTCTGCGTTATTTCAACCCGATCGGTGCTCACGAATCCGGGTTGATTGGTGAACTTCCCCGTGGGGTTCCCAATAATCTGGTGCCATTTGTGACACAAACTGCACTGGGATTGCGAAAGGAACTCCAGGTTTTTGGAAATGATTACCAAACTCCCGATGGGTCCTGTATCCGCGATTACATCCATGTGGTTGATTTGGCAAAAGCACATGTGGTGGCAGTCGACCGTCTGTTGCAGGGCAAGACTTCGAAATCTTTTGAATTCTTTAATCTTGGAACTGGCAGGGGAGTGTCGGTCCTCGAAGTGATTCAAACCTTTGAATCGGTGACAGGTGTGAAGGTGCCTCACCGCATCGTCGGACGCAGAGCTGGTGATGTGGAGCAGGTCTGGGCGGATACACGTGTCGCCAATGAAGTGCTGGGTTGGAAAGCCGAAACATCACTGGCCGATTCCTTGCGTTCGGCTTGGGTGTGGGAGCAGAGGATCCGGCAATATCTCGCCACCCAACGATCCTGA
- the mnmA gene encoding tRNA 2-thiouridine(34) synthase MnmA: protein MSRILVGMSGGVDSTVAALLLIKQGHEVSGAYIKTWANEYDVFGDCPATEDIEYASSACKQLGIDFEVVNLVDTYHEQVVQYLVDGYRRGITPNPDIMCNREIKFGAFLQYALKQGYESVATGHYCQRVQHNALPWIAEGVDSNKDQSYFLAMVTSGQLRHAQFPVGALTKPEVRQLAATHQFPNANRKDSQGICFLGKVKINDFLRSYIPDKPGAIVNLQGKLLGEHQGLHHYTIGQRKGIGIPSNHDFKAYVVIAKDLERNELIVAFDEADTPGLYCEWVRVHSVSHVTLPFLGEISPLTCRVRYRDPKVAIQQVEALDDGSYKVHFAQPQRALAAGQVLAFYEDNRLLGGAIMIPPHFHPQD, encoded by the coding sequence ATGTCGCGGATTCTCGTAGGTATGTCAGGTGGAGTGGACTCCACAGTTGCGGCCCTGCTACTGATCAAGCAGGGGCACGAGGTTTCCGGTGCCTACATCAAGACCTGGGCCAATGAATATGATGTGTTCGGAGATTGCCCGGCAACAGAAGACATCGAATACGCCAGCTCCGCGTGCAAGCAGCTCGGAATCGATTTTGAGGTCGTCAATCTGGTCGACACCTACCATGAACAGGTCGTGCAATACCTGGTCGATGGCTACCGTCGCGGCATCACACCGAACCCGGACATCATGTGCAACCGTGAGATCAAGTTTGGTGCCTTTCTTCAATATGCGCTGAAGCAGGGTTATGAATCCGTTGCCACGGGACACTACTGTCAGCGCGTTCAGCACAATGCTCTCCCATGGATCGCCGAGGGAGTCGACTCGAACAAAGACCAGTCCTACTTCCTTGCCATGGTGACATCCGGGCAGCTTCGGCATGCACAATTTCCCGTGGGGGCACTGACCAAACCGGAAGTGCGACAGCTTGCCGCAACACATCAATTCCCCAACGCCAACCGAAAGGACAGTCAAGGAATCTGCTTTCTCGGCAAGGTAAAAATCAATGATTTCCTGCGAAGCTACATCCCCGACAAACCAGGTGCGATTGTTAACCTGCAAGGGAAGTTGCTTGGTGAACATCAGGGATTGCACCACTACACCATCGGACAGCGCAAGGGCATTGGCATTCCCAGCAATCATGACTTCAAGGCCTACGTGGTGATTGCAAAGGATCTCGAACGCAACGAACTGATCGTCGCATTTGACGAAGCGGATACCCCGGGACTGTACTGCGAATGGGTGCGCGTGCACAGTGTTTCCCATGTGACCCTCCCATTTCTCGGCGAGATCTCTCCGCTGACCTGCAGGGTTCGCTACCGCGATCCCAAAGTTGCCATCCAACAGGTCGAAGCGCTCGATGATGGTTCATACAAGGTGCATTTTGCACAACCACAGCGAGCACTTGCAGCGGGTCAGGTGCTTGCGTTTTACGAAGACAACCGACTCCTGGGTGGAGCCATCATGATTCCTCCCCACTTCCATCCGCAGGACTGA
- a CDS encoding GspE/PulE family protein — MPLGRIQTKIIRELVDLNVLAPNVADSIINSENDLSGDAIEKLLLEEHRVTDETLLIARARAFDLHPFNARNFVIDEFTFEKLDRDFCFENKVLPVGVVGEYFVVALNSPFKLQLTNQIAQKTRMRVVVLLALEGVLDHILSEPEQNPASIGFSDVVEKLGMEFQIEDSVFEEDDEGSEESAPIIQLANRIIEDAYYSGGSDIHNEPFENEARVRVRVDGVCQEKLNIPVKVCSSLLARLKVMANLDIAEKRIPQDGRIVYKQFNRKGIDIDLRVATAPLNHGEGVVMRILDKQKSTLPLTALGFSEFNLTRYRDVIQRPYGMILHCGPTGSGKSMTLYSALNEINTPDINIRTAEDPIEYTLNGLCQMQMNRKIGLTFAAALRAFLRQDPDIILVGEIRDKETAQIAVEAALTGHLLFSTLHTNDAPSAVARLTDMNIEPFMISASLLCVCAQRLMRRVCKISREPYVPEGNEAEIIERALRWVGEIYRASATGPNAATGGYKGRVGVHELMLVTEELVKGINDGLETAELKRIAMRNGMKTLHQDCILKVKEGVTTMEEALATVPPDMEAYVWPD, encoded by the coding sequence GTGCCTTTAGGAAGAATCCAAACCAAAATCATCCGGGAACTGGTGGATTTGAATGTGCTCGCGCCCAATGTCGCTGATTCCATCATCAATTCTGAGAATGATTTGTCGGGAGATGCGATCGAAAAACTCCTGCTTGAAGAGCACCGTGTCACGGATGAAACCCTCTTGATTGCACGCGCAAGGGCCTTTGATCTGCACCCCTTCAATGCTCGGAATTTTGTCATTGATGAATTCACATTTGAGAAGCTTGACCGGGATTTTTGTTTCGAGAACAAGGTGCTTCCGGTCGGAGTCGTAGGGGAGTATTTTGTTGTCGCACTCAACAGCCCTTTCAAACTGCAGCTCACGAATCAGATTGCCCAGAAAACACGGATGCGAGTGGTTGTACTGCTCGCGCTTGAGGGTGTTCTCGATCACATTCTATCGGAACCTGAGCAGAATCCTGCTTCGATCGGGTTCAGTGACGTGGTTGAGAAGCTCGGTATGGAGTTCCAGATCGAGGATTCGGTTTTTGAGGAGGATGATGAGGGATCGGAAGAGTCGGCACCCATCATTCAGTTGGCCAATCGAATCATCGAAGACGCTTATTATTCAGGCGGAAGTGATATCCACAACGAACCTTTTGAAAACGAAGCACGCGTGCGAGTGCGCGTGGACGGTGTTTGCCAGGAGAAGCTGAATATTCCGGTAAAGGTGTGCAGTTCACTGCTTGCGCGACTCAAGGTGATGGCAAATCTGGACATTGCTGAGAAACGCATCCCTCAGGATGGGCGCATCGTGTACAAGCAATTCAATCGCAAAGGCATCGACATTGACCTCCGGGTAGCGACCGCACCGCTCAACCATGGTGAAGGGGTGGTCATGCGAATCCTGGACAAACAGAAGAGTACGCTGCCACTCACTGCTCTCGGATTTTCAGAATTCAATCTCACGCGCTACCGTGACGTTATTCAGCGTCCCTATGGCATGATCTTGCATTGCGGACCCACCGGTTCGGGGAAATCCATGACCCTGTATTCTGCACTCAACGAGATCAATACACCCGACATCAACATTCGCACGGCCGAGGACCCCATTGAATACACACTCAACGGTCTTTGCCAGATGCAGATGAATCGAAAGATCGGGTTAACGTTTGCTGCCGCGCTGCGCGCCTTTCTCCGCCAGGACCCGGATATCATTCTGGTGGGGGAAATTCGTGACAAAGAAACCGCACAGATTGCAGTTGAGGCGGCGCTGACCGGGCATTTGCTCTTCAGTACTCTGCACACCAATGATGCGCCCAGTGCGGTGGCTCGACTGACGGACATGAACATCGAACCGTTCATGATTTCGGCATCCCTGCTCTGCGTCTGCGCCCAGCGCCTCATGCGGAGGGTTTGCAAGATTTCCCGTGAACCTTATGTGCCAGAGGGAAATGAGGCCGAGATCATCGAGCGTGCATTGCGCTGGGTCGGAGAAATCTACCGCGCCAGCGCAACGGGACCCAATGCAGCTACGGGTGGATACAAGGGACGTGTCGGTGTACACGAGTTGATGCTCGTGACGGAAGAACTGGTCAAAGGCATCAACGATGGACTCGAAACTGCCGAACTCAAGCGCATCGCCATGCGCAATGGCATGAAAACACTGCATCAGGACTGTATTCTCAAAGTGAAGGAAGGGGTTACGACGATGGAAGAGGCGTTGGCCACTGTTCCTCCCGACATGGAAGCCTACGTCTGGCCCGATTGA
- a CDS encoding type II secretion system F family protein, with protein sequence MLRALSHIAWFASSRERLRIPTNLIALYSKQLAALLKAGVPIVQALQILQRQHSKGAMNRIVTEQIHMLEHGQSFSASLRVWPRVFGPMYVGLIVAGERAGVLSSVLERLARYDSHRVRMYGRLRSAMVYPAVVLAASLSIVGAMLVWVVPQFEEMFSNMLQGARLPGMTQWVIDVSDGVSSHIGWGIAGLFFALPLVGFLLRVESFRERWDALVLALPVFGDLRKKTALARFCHCLATLLESAVPMLEALETASATLQNRVLEQSMHKLRKQVRDGRSIALCLERDERMPEAFAGMVHVGETTGSLASMLTEIAQLFETEVEERLDHLLTLLEPALILLLAFSIGFLVIALFLPMVELMQNLGI encoded by the coding sequence ATGCTCCGTGCCTTGTCCCACATTGCATGGTTTGCGTCATCGCGCGAGCGGTTGCGCATTCCGACCAATCTGATCGCCCTGTATTCCAAGCAGCTTGCAGCTTTGCTGAAAGCGGGTGTGCCCATTGTTCAGGCCCTTCAAATTCTGCAGCGCCAGCATTCGAAAGGAGCGATGAACAGAATCGTGACGGAGCAGATTCACATGCTCGAGCATGGGCAGAGCTTTTCGGCGTCGCTGAGGGTTTGGCCTCGAGTCTTTGGTCCCATGTATGTGGGGTTGATTGTTGCCGGTGAGCGTGCAGGGGTCCTCAGTTCGGTGTTGGAACGCTTGGCTCGCTATGACTCCCATCGAGTACGCATGTACGGCAGACTGCGCTCTGCAATGGTTTACCCGGCAGTCGTATTGGCGGCTTCGCTGAGCATAGTGGGAGCAATGTTGGTGTGGGTGGTTCCACAATTTGAGGAAATGTTCAGCAATATGCTTCAGGGTGCTCGTTTGCCCGGAATGACACAATGGGTCATCGATGTGAGCGATGGGGTGTCCTCCCATATAGGCTGGGGTATCGCAGGACTTTTCTTTGCTTTGCCGCTTGTCGGATTTCTTCTCAGGGTGGAGTCCTTTCGGGAGCGGTGGGATGCTCTGGTTCTTGCGCTCCCCGTGTTTGGGGATCTTCGCAAAAAAACTGCTCTTGCTCGTTTCTGTCACTGTCTGGCAACCTTGCTGGAAAGTGCAGTCCCCATGCTTGAGGCGTTGGAAACTGCATCGGCGACCCTTCAAAACCGCGTTTTGGAGCAGAGCATGCACAAGCTGCGAAAGCAGGTCCGCGATGGCCGTTCGATTGCACTGTGCCTGGAACGGGATGAACGCATGCCGGAAGCGTTTGCAGGCATGGTGCATGTCGGTGAAACAACGGGTTCTCTGGCTTCCATGCTGACCGAAATTGCTCAGCTGTTTGAAACGGAGGTTGAAGAGCGCCTCGACCATCTCCTGACCCTGCTCGAACCTGCCTTGATACTCCTTCTGGCATTCAGCATTGGGTTTCTGGTGATTGCTCTCTTTCTACCCATGGTGGAATTGATGCAGAATTTGGGAATCTGA
- the recJ gene encoding single-stranded-DNA-specific exonuclease RecJ: MSWTLKAFDNERAELLMKEFGLSRTTAVLLARRQTASLKTVKRFLQPRLSQLASPFSIPGVEKAVQRLIQAIQKQERVFVLGDYDVDGVTSTALFVNVMRELGLEPHHSVPKRSDDGVGLSLGLVQSRLLHDKADFDLVVTLDCGSNDRESIEALREHGLDVLIIDHHQVRSTVHPEAIIVNPHLYPDEAQEAIMLCTVALTFKLMQALLMRLRSSGHTAADALSLKDQLDLVALGTVTDLVPLTGENRVLVSHGLHRMSKSKNMGLQALMDVCGLPYGQDLDVSDVSFKIGPRINAGGRMADATTSVNLLTCQQYSACVKFAHELDSLNQDRQSTEREMHEQAISYLSRKSPHESVVLYDSQWHSGVVGIVASRIARQFGVPTVVLGLEGDLARGSARSIEGVNIIDALAQCEDYLESWGGHPMAAGLSVRPENLDVFRRTFSKAITVQVDPSGEQCQPVEPMSVEVDAWVQAADLTLPFMAELRRLGPFGVGNPDPVLAMRGAQLASRVSRFGADNFKCWVSLWGMDYDLMCLGWGFPSRIPESRYPLDILFHLKWHEWKGRGYPQATLIDWRYSL, encoded by the coding sequence TTGAGTTGGACCCTCAAGGCCTTTGATAACGAACGGGCCGAACTTCTGATGAAGGAGTTCGGCCTCAGCCGTACCACCGCAGTGCTCCTGGCGCGTCGGCAAACGGCATCCCTGAAGACCGTGAAACGCTTTCTTCAGCCCCGTTTGTCCCAGTTGGCCAGTCCTTTCAGCATTCCGGGTGTGGAGAAGGCCGTGCAGCGGCTCATCCAGGCAATTCAGAAACAGGAACGCGTATTTGTGCTGGGGGATTACGATGTGGATGGGGTGACCAGCACCGCCCTCTTTGTCAACGTCATGCGGGAATTGGGCTTGGAGCCGCATCACTCGGTCCCCAAGCGATCCGATGATGGAGTCGGCCTAAGCCTCGGACTTGTGCAGTCGCGTCTGTTGCACGATAAGGCGGATTTTGATCTCGTCGTGACGCTGGATTGTGGCAGCAATGATCGGGAGTCAATCGAGGCACTGCGTGAACACGGACTCGATGTGCTCATCATCGACCACCATCAAGTGCGATCAACAGTGCATCCGGAAGCGATTATTGTGAATCCGCACCTCTATCCTGACGAAGCGCAGGAAGCGATCATGCTTTGTACGGTGGCACTGACGTTCAAGCTCATGCAAGCGTTGCTAATGCGCCTGAGGTCTTCCGGTCATACGGCCGCTGATGCGTTGAGCCTCAAGGATCAACTCGATCTGGTGGCACTGGGTACGGTGACCGATTTGGTCCCACTGACGGGTGAGAATCGGGTATTGGTGAGTCATGGACTGCACCGCATGAGCAAGAGCAAGAACATGGGGCTTCAGGCGCTGATGGATGTGTGCGGACTTCCTTATGGGCAGGATCTCGATGTCAGCGACGTGAGTTTCAAGATCGGTCCGCGAATCAACGCGGGCGGGCGCATGGCCGATGCAACGACTTCCGTGAACCTGCTGACCTGTCAGCAGTACAGTGCGTGTGTCAAGTTCGCTCACGAGCTGGATTCGCTCAATCAGGACCGCCAGTCGACCGAGCGGGAGATGCATGAGCAGGCGATCAGTTATCTCTCTCGCAAGAGTCCACACGAGTCTGTAGTGCTCTACGATTCCCAATGGCATTCCGGCGTGGTTGGCATTGTAGCCAGTCGAATCGCGAGACAGTTTGGTGTACCGACCGTTGTGCTGGGATTGGAAGGGGATTTGGCCAGGGGATCTGCCCGCAGTATCGAAGGGGTGAACATCATCGATGCATTGGCTCAGTGCGAGGATTATCTTGAGAGTTGGGGTGGTCATCCCATGGCGGCAGGGTTAAGCGTGCGACCGGAAAACCTTGATGTGTTCCGGAGAACCTTTTCGAAAGCGATCACTGTTCAGGTCGATCCTTCAGGTGAGCAGTGCCAACCTGTGGAACCGATGAGTGTCGAAGTGGACGCGTGGGTGCAGGCTGCGGATTTGACGCTGCCGTTCATGGCAGAACTGCGCCGCCTGGGACCGTTTGGGGTGGGAAACCCGGATCCGGTGCTCGCAATGCGGGGAGCTCAGCTCGCCTCGCGTGTGTCCCGGTTTGGAGCGGACAATTTTAAGTGTTGGGTGAGTTTGTGGGGAATGGACTATGATCTGATGTGCCTTGGGTGGGGATTTCCCTCCCGAATCCCCGAGAGCCGCTACCCGTTGGATATTCTGTTTCACCTCAAATGGCATGAATGGAAAGGGCGAGGTTATCCCCAGGCCACACTGATTGATTGGCGTTATTCCTTGTGA